cccgggttgggatcccgggtgcgcactgacgcaccgcttctccggccatgctgtggccgcgtcccacctacagcaactagaaggatgtgcatctatgacatacaactatccactggggctttgggggaaaaaaaaataaatttaaagaaattaaaaaagaaaaaatgagggccggccccgtggcttagcggttaagtgcgtgcgctctgctgttggcggcctgggttcgcatcccgggcgcgcaccgacacaccgcttctccggctgtgctgaggccccgagtcccacatacagcaactagaaggatgtgcagctatgacatacaactgtctactggggctttggggggggggaaactattaaaaaaaataaaatgagaaaggatCCTGGCACAGAGAAAGTGATGAGTggtaaaaacagaagaaaataaaaacaaaaaagaaatgagggcATGAGTCCCAGGTGGGCTTGAGAGCCCTTCCCCTCCCAAATACACCAGGGCTTCTTTCCTGGGCTGACGTGTCAGAGGGGAGTCTGAGTACTCAGGACTTGGGGAGCAGACCTCTTCTTCCCCTAACCCTGTAAGAAACAACCTTTCTCCTTCCACAGCCTAGTCTAACTCTTGGTCAGAGTCAAGGGAGGCTCATGGTTTAGGGATAGCATTTGATCCTAGCCTGATCCTGCGTCTGCTTACAGGCCATTTACTGTCTTGTGACCTTGGTCTTCTTCTACTCATCTGCCTCATTTTGGGCCTGGGTAAGTGTCCCCCATCCTGGGAAGTGGATGAGCACACAGGATCAGTGGCTGGCCTTTAATACCCCTATTCTTATTCTGCAGATGGCCCTGGGCTTTAGTCTGGCAGTATATGGGGCCAGCTACCACTCTATGAGCTCGATGGCACGGGCAGCCTTCTCTGAGGACGGGGTCCTGATGGATGGTGGAATGGACCTCAACATGGAGCAGGGCATGGCAGAGTGAGTGTCCCCCGCCGCCAGCCCAGGTGAGCGGCCCCAGGGCTGGGGTGCTGGGGCCCAGATAGCCCAAGACCCACAGCTGCCTGCAACCTGAAGAGGGTACAAGGGAGCTGAACTGGGGCCCATCTGCTCTTTGGCCCTTGCAGCCTTCCTTCTATCCACAGGCACCTTAAGGATATGATCCTACTGACAGCCATCGTGCAGGTGCTCAGCTGCTTCTCCCTCTACATCTGGTCCTTCTGGCTTCTGGTGCGTGGGTTGTGGGGCTCCCAAAAAGGAGCTGGGGCATCTAacccttctcttctttcatttcctgCATCTGACTTCAAGTTACCCTTTCTCTCCTAGGCTCCAGGCCGGGCCATCTACCTCCTGTGGgtgaacgtgctgggcccctggttCACAGCAGAAAGTGGCACCCCAGCACCAGAGCACAACGAGAAACGGCAGCGCCGACAGGAGCGGCGGCAGATGAAGCGGTTATAGCCACTAACTTTGTGGCCACTGGTTGCTGAGCCCTGGGTGGCTCTGTCAGGCTGCATGGCCCCCATGCCAGGAGCAATGAGGGCCTAGTCCAGGGGCCAAAAGCAGTCTGGGGTATAGGGTTGTTGAATAAATGGCTTAGATTGTGGCTAATGGCTGTGTGGGTGATGATGAGGTACAAAGTAGGAAGAGCCAGTTCTTTGTTATTTCCCTCCTGCTACAGACCCAGTGTAGTGGGTAccttgaaagaagaaaagagctcTTGGATTGGCTAGGAAGACTTTATTATGCTCCACGCATTCAGGGAGCTCATACATGCATACACGTACACGCACACCCATGCACACAGCTAATACTGCTCAAGGCACTGGCCCCTGGGCACAGAGTGGCCCTAGAGTTGAGAAGAGGCCCAGACTtctgctctgctccctcctcaCTCTATAGTCTCTTGTACTGCAGATCAGGGCCCAGATAGGTGTCCTGGTGGCAGCGCCTTCACACCTCCAGGCCAGCACCCTTGCTCAGTCCCAGTGCCTGCACCAGGTCCTCTCCGAGCCCGCTCTTCAACGTCCGCCTCACTGCAGGGACAGAGCAAGGTTGGAGGGGGTTGATGGGGTTAAGGCGGGCAGTGGGCATGTGGGGAGTACTCACAAGACTTGCGGTTGCCACGGGAACGTTTGCGTTCTCGAGCAGCTAAGGCACGAGGACTGCTCTTGGTCACTGACTGCACTAGCAGGTCCATGATCTCATCTGAAGTGTCACTGGGTAAACTGGAGCCTGGAGGTTCTTCTGGGGGTAGAGTGGAGCGCCCCACTGCTGTGGGCATGACTGGGGAGCTGTTCTGGACCATGCCTGAGGGACGTCAGATGGGGAGGTCAGGCCAAGGTGGCCTCAGACAGAGCCCATTGCCCCCAGTGGCCACAGATCCCACCTCTGCTGCGGCGACCATGTGTGGTGTCCTCAGGCTTGCTGGTCAGCAGAATCTTCATGCTGGCATGACTGTCGGCATCACCCCGGCCTGGCCCGCTGCCCACAGCCACTGGGACGGATGGGTTGCTGGGGGCTTCCCCAGCCACACCTGAGAACTTCTCTGTCTGGAGAGGGGAAAAGGGtgagctggaagtaggggaaggAAAACATGGGGATAGCAGTCAAGAGCTGGAAGGGGCACCCACCTCGGTGATCATGCGTCCCCGGGTCTTGTTGCGCTCACGGTATGTGGCccgcttctgctgctgctgcagcacCCGTTCCCAGCAAGTCCGATACTCCAGTGCGAACTCCCGCAACGTTTGGCAGAACTGCATGATGCGCACTTCACGAGCTGCCTGTGCCGTGTACCCCAGGTACAGCAGGAAGGCATGGAACCTAGGCAGGTTGGGGTGGGTAGGGATGGTGAGTCTTGTTTGGGGTTTAAGGGATGGTAGTGGCAGTCCTGTGTCTCTCTGGCCCATGCCCCTACCTGTTGCAGACACGGCGATGCACTACCCGCAGCATGTCAACACGGCGGGCACACTGGGCCAGGAAGTGGGTGAGGCGGGCACGCAGGGCTGGGGCCAGCTCATGCTTGGCCAAGCTCCGCAGACTCTCCTTAGCTGCCCGGTTCCGGCGCTCCAGCTGCCCCAGGTTCTCAGTCAGCTGCTCAAAGTCCACCTGGAAAAGCAGGGGGTACACATGCTTTTCCCCCATAGAAAGACACTGCATAAGGCtggctctgtgccaggctggcCAGCCTGGGCCCAGGGACACAGATAGACGAGATCTGGCCCCCACCCTCCAAAAGTTCACGGTTTAATGCAAGAGACAAGTCCATTTGATGCAATGGAGAATAGAAAAAGTTTCTTGGGGGGAAGTGGTAGCTAAACTGAGACCCAAAGACTGAGTAGGTATAGCAAGGCCAACAGACGAAGGAGTGTTTCTGGCAGAGGACACGGCCCATGCAAACACCTGTAGCCGAACAAGCCCTGCACAGCAGCCCAAATAGAAAGGGAAGAAGCCAGTCCCAGGAAGCAGTCTCCCTCATACTGTGGCCAGTCTTAGTCAAGCCTCTGGCTGGTGCTAACCTTGGCACAACGGGTCAGGGCGGGGATTTCTGAGTAGAGGTCGGAGGAATCAGGCCGGGTCTGGAGCACCAAGGTGCAGAGATGGTGCAGCAGTGACTGCCGGCGCACCGTGTCCTTCACCTCTGACACCTTCTCCAGGTAGCTCAGTTCAAAGCCGCTGCTCTGAAAGGACCCCGTCTGAGCCTGGGCCTGGCTGGCTCAAgagccctggcccccagccctcATGTGCTGTCACTCACCTGGGAGCCATTGAGGAAGTTACCCACAGCCAGCAGGGTGGCCAGGATGCAGCGGAAGGTGGCATTTTGCACCAGCTGTTCCATACCCACTTTCAGGTCAAATAGTGGTTCTGCAATTTCCTGGTATGGGAGACCAGGTACTCTCAGACTACATGGTCATCACTGTCACCTGCCCCCACTGCCTGTCCCACTCCATGACCCAGATACCCGCTCCATGCTGTCATAGTCCAGCTTGAAGGCCCAGAGTTGTAAGCGAGCAGCCAGGGCCCCGATGGAGGCAAGAGTCATCAAGAAATTCTCAGCTGGGCCCAGGGGTATGTCAGGATTGGCCAGCTGGGCCTCCTCGATCTTCTGCCGCTCCTCGTCCGTGGGCATCATGGTCAGTAGCTTCTGCAGATGCAGCCACCACCCCACATAGGCCCCTCAGTGCTGGCCTGAGGCCTCAGGCATTGATCTTGACTCCTCCCTAGGTCATCTGGGGGAGCCTCAGAGTCTGAGGACTGATCTGCAGAAATGCCAAGCCCATGCCCACCACTGGAGGGACAGGAAATGCCCACTGACCAAAAGAGAGGGCTAgacctcccacctccctcccacaCCCCTAGCTGGGTATCCCCACCTCAATCCCATCCTTGCTGACAGCAAACTCATCAAAATTGAGCAGGGCAGCCTTGATGACATGCACAGGTGGCAGTGTGGTTAGGCCAATGTTGATGGCATTGCTGCGCTTGGGATCCAGCACTGTGGTCATTGTCCGGCGGCCCTCACCAGCTTTCTTTGAGGTTAGGGAAAGGGCAGTGTAAGACTGGGAAAGGCACTAGCTGGGGCAACAATCTAAGAGGACATTCCAAGGCCCCCCCAAATGGCCAAATGGTGGGTCATCCCACAACCGGGGATCTGGGATGCGTAAGGCCTTGGGATGAGCTTAGATTCTAGTTAGGGCTCTGCTGATTCCTTGTTGAGAGACCTCAGACAAGTCCCTAACCCTTCtttgcctcggtttccccatgtGGGAAATGAGTGGCGGTCTCAGGTGTTCAGACCCTTGAGCTAAATCCCTCCCCTCTCCACTGGGGTTACCTTGCAGATGAGGGTGCGTTTACCTTGGAAGGCAGCACGTCCTTGGCACGGGACTCGAACAGGTGTTCTAGCCGGGCTGTGTCCACTGAGACAGGCTCCAGTGAGGCCCACAGGGTGGGGCAGGGCCCAAAGCGGCTCCCAGAGCCTCCATGGCCTCCAGCCAGCTTTAGCTCCCGCCAGAAGAGTTTTACTGTCTTCCTCTTGGTGGGGAGGGCTGGGCCATCAGGtactgagggaggaggaggggcagccaGGGGTGGAGGTGGTGGAAATGGGCCTTTGatgggtgggggaggtgggggcggAGGAGGTGGGGCTCCTCCAGAGAGCAGAGgcggtgggggtggtgggggcgggacCCCTTTCCCAGCCTCTACAGACTCTGTGTTCAGCACATCCTGGTCTTCTTCCTCCCCCAGATCTGAGAAGTCCAGGTCTCCAATGCAGAGCTTGGGTACACGGATAGGAAATTCCCGGACGGGCTCAACCTTGGGGCTTGGTGGGGCCAGTGGCTCCTTGGGCTCTGGCTCAAGGCTCTGCTGGGCCCGGAGTAGGACTCGGGGGGCAGGACTCTGGGGTGTTCCGGGTGCAGGGGCTGGTTCTGGAGAGTCCCATAGTTTCTGGGTGTCTAGAAAAAAGGAAGCAGCTCTCAGCATCATGCCCTCTGTGAGGCAACAGGGCAACATGGGTGGATTCTGCCCACCTACCTACTCACCTGGGTGCCCGTCGGCCTCATCAGGCATGGCCCCAGCCAGTGTCTCTGCCCGGCCTTGGGCCAGCGCAGCCTGCTTCTCTGTTTCTGCTGCTGCCACATTCTCCAGGAACCGGGCTCTGGGGGGAGGCACCTGTGAGTAAGGGTGTCTGACATACCCCAGCCCAGGGTGGTGCACATGCCTTGCTGGGCCCCTGGGCACTGCCCCTAATTgcaggcacacacagacacacagggaacaGTCCATGCGCTGAGCAACCCAGGATCTGCTCCCCAAGGCAGCCCCTGTTCAGTCCTCCACAGCTGGGGAGGGTCACTTCCAACCCAGCACTCCCAGGTCAACAAATGGGGAGAAGTTCTACTTAACATCTAACTTGCAACCTTGCTGTTGTTCATGTTCACTGTCCTGATTCTAGACAAGGACCCTTAAAGCAGGGGAAGGGGATAGCTGTCCTAATGGGTGTACCAGGCTCTCCCTCCCTTGGCATGTCTGGCAGCTTCTGAGACCTATGGCCTATGCCCAGAAAGGGCCTGGTAAACAACAGGCACTCAGTTTATGATGAGGTCATGAATGTGATCCAGTGTCTCTTTTTTGGCCCCTCCAGCCTCTGCTGGCCCTCAGTCCCTGGCCTTTCCTTAGCCCTAGGTTGCTCCTCTTCCTCCACACCACACAGCACCCTAGATCCCCTCCCTGCCCTATTCCTGGGCTGAGGACATAGGAGAATGGGTTCCAAGTTGGGAGTCCATGTCCTCATCTCTGGTCAAAGCTGTTAAACTGTCACTATTGAAGCACAAGGACTACTAATACCCCAGTGAACTCAGTGCTTAGGTAACTGAGGAGGTATAAATCTGGGAGAGAAGGGGCCTGAGAGTCCCCTAGATCTGGCTGCATCAGGCACGTGGAACCCCCGCTGGGGGAAGCAATGCTGAAGCCCTGAGCACATGGCAGGCCTGGCAGGCTGGCCTCTGTACTTACTCCAGCCTGGCCTGCCCAGTAGGGGACTGGGGGACAGGTGGGCTCTCAGGGGCCCTGGGTGGGGGGATGAGAGGAAGAGATGGTAATTGTGATGCCTGCTCCACTCCAAAGCCCAGTTGCTCACACTCACACTGAGCCGGGCAGTGATATCAGGGGTTCCTTCCCAGCACAGTGGGAAGAAGAGGGGATGCGGGAGGCATGACATGAGGAAACTGGAAGTAGGGGGGAGAGACTGACATGAAGCAGGAAGTGTGCTGTAAGAGACAAAGAGCAGAACAAGAGAgtcagagagacagtgacagaggaaCACAAAGacagatgggggtggggagacagatGACAAGCGGCAAAGACAGGGGAATGCCATTAAGAGATAAAGCAAAACCGCAGGAGGAGGAGGTCCAGTTAGAGTCGAACCCCACCCCCCAGCAGTCACTTACCAAACAGGAGCAGTTTGGTGAAGtctggaaagaaagagagagaaagcacgCGTTTGGGCAGAGGAGGCGGAGGGCCTGTGGAGGGGCGCAAAGCAGAGGGACAGTTGGAGAGAGGACTCCGAGGGCAGCCTCTGTCTCTCGACTTACTTGTAGATGCTCCTCTCGCAGGAACTGTCGGCTGAGGGCGCCACGGAGATGGTAGGAAAGAGGCTCACCGAGGTACCGAGGCCAGAGGCAGGGCCCACCAGGCTAGAGGCGGGGCCTGTCGGTGAGGCAGGGCCGGTAGAGGACAAGGTCGGGGCTAGCGGCGAGGCGGGGCTtgtggggctggaggcggggcctgTCGGTGAGGCGGGGCctgcggggctggaggcggggcctgTCAGGAGACAGGGCTAACCCTGGCCAACCTACCCCTCCCCATCTGCCCAAGCGCAGCGCGTTCTTACCCAGGGTCCGAGGTGCGCACAGGGCAGACCCCGCCTTCTAGAGATCGGCGGCTCCTCTTGCCCTCCTCTGAAGACGGCTTTCGGCGCTCCCGCCGCCCACCTGGGGCGGCTTCCTCGATGTCTCCATCCTCCAGTCGCAGGGCACTCTAGAGGAGGTGCGCCCAGATGTGAGTGGCTGAGGCCCACGTAGGTGGGGTGGAGCGCTGGGGAACTGCGTCCCTTCTCTACCCTCCTCTCGCCCCCAGTAGGGCCCTGGCGGCCCAGCCCACCTCGTAGAGCACAAGCTGGGCACGCAGATCGACGTCAGTGCCCGCAGTGCCCAAGTGGCGCTGGACTAGTGCCTCCATGCCCTGCTGCTCCAATGCATCCGTCACATCGTAGAAGGAGTCCTGGTCTGGGAGCGCTGCCAGTGTCTGGAAGGTGGGGATAGGAGGGCAAGGCTAAGGCTGATGGGGACCAGAAGTCAAGAGCCCTAGAGGCCCAGAATTGGCTCTTGgttctccccccaacacacacacaccttgttGATGAGGGTGACTGTATACACCAACAACTCGGGGTCAGCACCATTCTTCTCCTCCAGGATGGACACCAGATTAGCCCACGGAAGAGCACCTGCCATACAGAAAAGGGAACAGTCATGGGGGGACAGGTAGGAGAGAGGGCTCTGAGTAGTGGGGGAAGGAGGGACAGTCTCTGACCGGTGGTGCTGGCCACAGAGTTGACTGCGCGGATGAACAGTGGTGCGTTATTCTCAGAGTATTCCACAAACACCAGGAGCAGCTTCAGGGCCGTCTTCACCACCAAGCGGGACTAGGGGGAGGGGTTACCACATGTGAGTGGGGCTTGGGCCAGACTtgtgccagctcctggtggggagggggaagggcttTTGGAGCTGGACCCAGAGAGGAGAGTCTAGGCAGAAAGACCCTGGCTCCAGGCCCAGGTGTTGAAGTGCCTTCTAGGTTAGGAGGGGCCTCAGACTCTCTCCATTCCAGCCCACTTTgctgaagaggaaactgaggcccagtgagaAGCAGTGGGAAAGGATGCATGGCTGCGTGGAGGGCCACTTACCAGGCTGGCACACAGTGTGTACAGCCACTGCACGGTCTCACTGTGGGCCACCACCCCTAGCATCCCGTCCACAAAAAGCATCAGTTGGCCtagtgctggggacacagagacAAGAAGAGGTCAGTAAGGGGCTGTCAAGAGCAGGGGTCATGGGGGAGGAGTGGGGCTGACCTCGGAGGATGTAGCTCTGGTAGTTGTGGTCGGCAGCAGCACCCACACGGATCAGGCAACTCAGCCCCTCTGAGTGCACAAATTCAGGCACCAGGTCCTTGTCCTCCTGGAGACACCATGGAGGAGTTTAGGGGGGCTCCAGCTGgatgcccacccccagcccacctcTGGGCCTCACCTGGAAGATCTGCTTTAGTGAGAAGAGGGAGCGGCGGAGCTCGGGGCCACTGGAGCCATACAACTTTTCTGCAAGGGGTAGGTGGGCATGGAAACCTCAAGAGGACACAGACACCCTCTTCTACTAGGACACAGCCACAACCCTCCACCAAAGAATATTCTAGTACTCTTCAAtcccccatctcctcctccaCTCCCTAACTCTGGGCAGCCCCCACCACAGTCTAGCTGTGGCATTAGCCCTGGCCCTGGAAGGAGAGGTCAGGATAGGAAAGGGGAGGGGCCACATGTTCCGTCTGCGATCTACCTTGTCCACTATCCAGCACAGGCCTGAAAGAAACTGAGCCAGCTGGGTTGTTGTGGGGGGTGTTGCTGGACACTGATGCCCTCAAACACTTACCCAAGATGGCACTGACCCTCACAGAGAGCTGGGTCCGCAGGATCAGCGTAGGCTTCCGCCCTTTGCTAGAATCAAGCAGTCCAGTCAGCAGCTCCCAGCTCATTCCTCAGGGTCCCTCCCCCTAAGCCAAGGCAGCCAAAGAGCTCCCCACGTGCCGACCCTggcccagctcctccctccccaaCTGCTCCTCCAAGGGCCCAAGTGTTGGCCAGAGAGGAGGATTTGTACAAATACAAGTATCTCAGGTATGTGGGAGAGCCCCTCACTCCTATCCCGGGCAGCAGGTGACACTATGCCATTCCCCTGGCACAGTTCCCCGGGGGGGCAGGAGGTGACCCACAGCTCAGGCTAGAGATCAGGTGTCTTGGCTGCTGACACCTGAGCCAGCCCCTGGTGGGGGAAACAGTGGGGCCAGCCTTGCCTTCCTGACCCCATCAGCTCTGACCTGATCTCTTCATAGAAGCCTTCCAGCATCTCCCGCTGCTCTTCCAGGGACAGCTCAGGGTCCAGGTAGTATCCAGAGGGAGACACTTGCAGGGCACAGTCCTCTAGCTGGGGGCAAAGGGAACAGCTGTCAGGGCTGGGAAAGAGGTGGTAGGGGTATGTATGGAGACCCCGTGAGCTCCTACCTCCCACTCTGGGCAGAGAGGTAGACCACAAGGGTCTGCACTACAGCCGTGCATTCCTTCAGCAATCGTTTCTCGTGTGCCTACTACATGCAAAGCCCATCTATCTCAGGTGCCAGGCTCTCTTGCCCTTTGTATGTGCTATGTTTTCTCCTAGCTAAGACCCGCCCATTCTTTAGGTTTCAGATTAGGGTTCTAGGTACTTTTGCCCTAAGCATCTTTGCCATAGACATCTTTCCCTCAAGCATTTTTGCCACAAACAATTTCGCCACATAACTAATTGGCCATAAGGCAATTTGGCCATAAGAGATAAAACAACTGGTTGACAGTTTGGTTTCAACTAGAAAATAAGGTAATAAAACTTACTGGAAGTGTGAAATAAGAGAGTAGAAAGCCAGATTGCACACTCTACTAGAAAATGATAACATATCAGTTTGCAAATCCTTTGGTGAGCACAGTCACCCCTCCTACCTGTCAAAACCAAGTCACCAAACTATGGCGAATATAAAAGAGGAGACTAATGATTCACACAGCCTTTAAGAGCATTAattatcaattcttttttttaaattgcagtaacattggttataacatgatataaatttcaggtatacatcattatacttcaatTTCTGCTTAgtatacatcatgttcaccactcaaaggcTAATTAcattccatcaccacacacatttgCCTAATCattccttttgccctcctccctccccggttcccccctggtaaccaccaatccaatctctgtctctatgtgtttgttgttgttttttatcttctacttttgagtgagatcatatggtgtttgaccttctccctctgacttattttgcttagcataataccctcaatgtccaaccatgttgtcacaagtggctggatttcatcatttcttatggctgggtagtattctattgtgtatatataccacaccttctttatccattcgtcccttgatgggcacttaggttgcttccaagtcttggctattgtgaataatgctgcaatgaacacaggggtgcatgtatctgtaTGCatgagtgttttcatgttctttggataaataccccgcagcggaatagctggattgtatggtagttctattctttattttttgaagaatctccatactgttttccatagcggctgctcCAGTTTGGACtctcaccagcagtatatgagagttcccttctctccacatcctctccaacacttgttgtttcctgtgttgttaattatagccattctgatgggcgtgatggtgatatctcattgtagttttgatttgcatttccctgatagttaatgatgtgaaacatcttttcatgtgtctgttggccagctgtatatcttctttggagaaa
Above is a window of Diceros bicornis minor isolate mBicDic1 chromosome 32, mDicBic1.mat.cur, whole genome shotgun sequence DNA encoding:
- the TMEM208 gene encoding transmembrane protein 208 isoform X2, whose protein sequence is MAPKGKVGTRGKKQIFEENRETLKFYLRIILGANAIYCLVTLVFFYSSASFWAWMALGFSLAVYGASYHSMSSMARAAFSEDGVLMDGGMDLNMEQGMAEHLKDMILLTAIVQVLSCFSLYIWSFWLLAPGRAIYLLWVNVLGPWFTAESGTPAPEHNEKRQRRQERRQMKRL
- the TMEM208 gene encoding transmembrane protein 208 isoform X1 — encoded protein: MAPKGKVGTRGKKQIFEENRETLKFYLRIILGANAIYCLVTLVFFYSSASFWAWMALGFSLAVYGASYHSMSSMARAAFSEDGVLMDGGMDLNMEQGMADLPSIHRHLKDMILLTAIVQVLSCFSLYIWSFWLLAPGRAIYLLWVNVLGPWFTAESGTPAPEHNEKRQRRQERRQMKRL
- the TMEM208 gene encoding transmembrane protein 208 isoform X3; translated protein: MAAIYCLVTLVFFYSSASFWAWMALGFSLAVYGASYHSMSSMARAAFSEDGVLMDGGMDLNMEQGMADLPSIHRHLKDMILLTAIVQVLSCFSLYIWSFWLLAPGRAIYLLWVNVLGPWFTAESGTPAPEHNEKRQRRQERRQMKRL
- the FHOD1 gene encoding FH1/FH2 domain-containing protein 1 isoform X2, with product MLEGFYEEISKGRKPTLILRTQLSVRVSAILEKLYGSSGPELRRSLFSLKQIFQEDKDLVPEFVHSEGLSCLIRVGAAADHNYQSYILRALGQLMLFVDGMLGVVAHSETVQWLYTLCASLSRLVVKTALKLLLVFVEYSENNAPLFIRAVNSVASTTGALPWANLVSILEEKNGADPELLVYTVTLINKTLAALPDQDSFYDVTDALEQQGMEALVQRHLGTAGTDVDLRAQLVLYESALRLEDGDIEEAAPGGRRERRKPSSEEGKRSRRSLEGGVCPVRTSDPGPAGPASPTGPASSPTSPASPLAPTLSSTGPASPTGPASSLVGPASGLGTSVSLFPTISVAPSADSSCERSIYKARFLENVAAAETEKQAALAQGRAETLAGAMPDEADGHPDTQKLWDSPEPAPAPGTPQSPAPRVLLRAQQSLEPEPKEPLAPPSPKVEPVREFPIRVPKLCIGDLDFSDLGEEEDQDVLNTESVEAGKGVPPPPPPPPLLSGGAPPPPPPPPPPIKGPFPPPPPLAAPPPPSVPDGPALPTKRKTVKLFWRELKLAGGHGGSGSRFGPCPTLWASLEPVSVDTARLEHLFESRAKDVLPSKKAGEGRRTMTTVLDPKRSNAINIGLTTLPPVHVIKAALLNFDEFAVSKDGIEKLLTMMPTDEERQKIEEAQLANPDIPLGPAENFLMTLASIGALAARLQLWAFKLDYDSMEREIAEPLFDLKVGMEQLVQNATFRCILATLLAVGNFLNGSQSSGFELSYLEKVSEVKDTVRRQSLLHHLCTLVLQTRPDSSDLYSEIPALTRCAKVDFEQLTENLGQLERRNRAAKESLRSLAKHELAPALRARLTHFLAQCARRVDMLRVVHRRVCNRFHAFLLYLGYTAQAAREVRIMQFCQTLREFALEYRTCWERVLQQQQKRATYRERNKTRGRMITETEKFSGVAGEAPSNPSVPVAVGSGPGRGDADSHASMKILLTSKPEDTTHGRRSRGMVQNSSPVMPTAVGRSTLPPEEPPGSSLPSDTSDEIMDLLVQSVTKSSPRALAARERKRSRGNRKSLRRTLKSGLGEDLVQALGLSKGAGLEV
- the FHOD1 gene encoding FH1/FH2 domain-containing protein 1 isoform X1, which codes for MAGGEDRGDGEPESVVTVRVQYLEDTDPFSCANFPEPRRAPTCCLDGALPLGAQIPALHRLLGAPLKLEDCALQVSPSGYYLDPELSLEEQREMLEGFYEEISKGRKPTLILRTQLSVRVSAILEKLYGSSGPELRRSLFSLKQIFQEDKDLVPEFVHSEGLSCLIRVGAAADHNYQSYILRALGQLMLFVDGMLGVVAHSETVQWLYTLCASLSRLVVKTALKLLLVFVEYSENNAPLFIRAVNSVASTTGALPWANLVSILEEKNGADPELLVYTVTLINKTLAALPDQDSFYDVTDALEQQGMEALVQRHLGTAGTDVDLRAQLVLYESALRLEDGDIEEAAPGGRRERRKPSSEEGKRSRRSLEGGVCPVRTSDPGPAGPASPTGPASSPTSPASPLAPTLSSTGPASPTGPASSLVGPASGLGTSVSLFPTISVAPSADSSCERSIYKARFLENVAAAETEKQAALAQGRAETLAGAMPDEADGHPDTQKLWDSPEPAPAPGTPQSPAPRVLLRAQQSLEPEPKEPLAPPSPKVEPVREFPIRVPKLCIGDLDFSDLGEEEDQDVLNTESVEAGKGVPPPPPPPPLLSGGAPPPPPPPPPPIKGPFPPPPPLAAPPPPSVPDGPALPTKRKTVKLFWRELKLAGGHGGSGSRFGPCPTLWASLEPVSVDTARLEHLFESRAKDVLPSKKAGEGRRTMTTVLDPKRSNAINIGLTTLPPVHVIKAALLNFDEFAVSKDGIEKLLTMMPTDEERQKIEEAQLANPDIPLGPAENFLMTLASIGALAARLQLWAFKLDYDSMEREIAEPLFDLKVGMEQLVQNATFRCILATLLAVGNFLNGSQSSGFELSYLEKVSEVKDTVRRQSLLHHLCTLVLQTRPDSSDLYSEIPALTRCAKVDFEQLTENLGQLERRNRAAKESLRSLAKHELAPALRARLTHFLAQCARRVDMLRVVHRRVCNRFHAFLLYLGYTAQAAREVRIMQFCQTLREFALEYRTCWERVLQQQQKRATYRERNKTRGRMITETEKFSGVAGEAPSNPSVPVAVGSGPGRGDADSHASMKILLTSKPEDTTHGRRSRGMVQNSSPVMPTAVGRSTLPPEEPPGSSLPSDTSDEIMDLLVQSVTKSSPRALAARERKRSRGNRKSLRRTLKSGLGEDLVQALGLSKGAGLEV